From a region of the bacterium genome:
- a CDS encoding exonuclease domain-containing protein: protein MIFEKNLKNEFPFEKCSFVALDIEATGLKIKEDRILEIALVKWEYNGKKQYFETLFNPGIEPTQHSISVHGITKEEFQNAPEFRKFKEKIVEFIGDSILIGFNILSLDLSLLNKELRLQGENPLYNYVIDVQGVATKILGTPREKSLYFVSKELDISTTILHRALPDAETTLKIWIKLLEHFRIHGFKTLKELHERGYFNIKLNPVAREIFLLGRQNRYVEIVYKSPTSPKTKRTIEPLGVRGSMVDAFCNLRLDFRSFNTYYILSYK, encoded by the coding sequence GTGATTTTTGAAAAAAATCTGAAAAACGAGTTCCCATTTGAAAAATGTTCCTTTGTAGCGTTAGATATTGAAGCTACTGGTTTAAAAATTAAAGAAGACCGAATTCTGGAAATTGCTTTAGTGAAATGGGAGTACAATGGGAAAAAACAATATTTCGAAACGCTATTTAACCCTGGCATAGAACCTACACAGCACTCGATAAGTGTTCATGGTATCACTAAAGAAGAATTCCAGAACGCCCCTGAGTTTAGAAAATTTAAGGAAAAAATAGTTGAATTCATCGGAGATTCAATCCTAATCGGTTTCAACATCCTCTCTTTAGATCTTTCGCTCCTCAATAAAGAACTGAGGCTTCAGGGGGAAAATCCCCTTTACAATTACGTTATTGATGTACAAGGAGTTGCTACAAAAATTTTGGGAACACCAAGGGAGAAATCCCTCTACTTTGTATCAAAAGAACTGGATATCTCAACCACCATCCTTCATAGAGCACTGCCCGATGCAGAGACTACCCTGAAAATCTGGATAAAGTTATTAGAACATTTCCGAATTCACGGGTTTAAGACACTAAAAGAGCTTCATGAAAGAGGGTACTTCAATATTAAACTAAACCCTGTTGCGAGGGAAATCTTTCTCCTTGGCAGGCAAAACCGTTATGTTGAAATAGTTTACAAATCACCTACTTCACCGAAAACAAAAAGGACCATTGAACCCCTTGGTGTTAGAGGTTCAATGGTCGATGCTTTCTGCAATCTCAGATTGGATTTTAGGAGTTTCAATACTTATTACATTCTGAGTTATAAGTAA
- a CDS encoding tetratricopeptide repeat protein → MKFAHYKKAIQFLQKVRGNSHLYYDASYNLATAYYQILEYDDALEIIDEVLKKQDIQEELRLKLLKIKANIYESQKEYSKAISTYQTMLQYVTQKPKIYEIYYHIELLKYKRGDYKSLREVYQNYLNKYPESPFIPQLSYDLLFNYIYSEEKENAREILLFMIDKFLKNPKTLEAISLYFGSPVASLEDSTILKNLLIKNPELEDYVHLTLGRLYKRLRLYDDALKFFGLVKQGNYYNQAQVEIMEIYFLLNKYNEVEMLGTEIMPEEIREYTSYRIVELLLKALKNEGKVSTFNSLVNYFASKDFPFKKDFCLMVSDLYIREKDTTNAIKFLNIARDHGATDQEIVNYNVELLKILKENTK, encoded by the coding sequence TTGAAATTTGCGCATTATAAAAAAGCGATTCAATTTCTCCAAAAAGTAAGGGGAAATTCCCATTTATATTATGATGCATCTTACAATCTTGCCACTGCTTACTACCAAATTCTTGAATACGACGATGCCCTCGAAATTATTGATGAAGTCCTCAAGAAACAAGACATTCAGGAAGAATTAAGGTTAAAGCTACTTAAAATCAAAGCAAATATCTACGAATCTCAAAAAGAGTATTCCAAGGCAATCAGTACATATCAAACAATGCTACAATATGTGACTCAAAAGCCAAAAATCTACGAAATTTACTACCACATTGAATTGTTGAAATATAAAAGAGGAGATTACAAAAGCCTTAGGGAAGTCTACCAAAATTACTTAAATAAATACCCTGAAAGCCCTTTTATTCCTCAGCTTTCCTATGATCTTTTGTTCAACTACATTTACTCGGAAGAAAAAGAAAATGCAAGAGAAATACTGTTATTTATGATTGATAAGTTCCTCAAAAATCCCAAAACCCTGGAGGCAATCAGCCTGTATTTTGGCAGTCCCGTAGCTTCCTTAGAGGACTCGACCATATTAAAGAACCTACTCATAAAAAATCCCGAGCTTGAAGATTACGTACATTTAACTCTTGGAAGACTTTATAAAAGACTAAGGTTGTATGATGATGCGTTAAAATTCTTTGGCTTGGTCAAGCAAGGTAACTACTACAACCAGGCGCAAGTTGAAATAATGGAAATCTATTTTTTATTAAATAAATACAACGAAGTTGAGATGCTGGGAACAGAAATAATGCCGGAAGAAATCAGAGAATATACTTCTTATCGCATTGTAGAACTTCTTCTTAAAGCTCTGAAAAATGAAGGTAAAGTATCAACCTTTAATTCACTGGTAAACTACTTCGCAAGTAAAGATTTTCCGTTTAAAAAAGACTTCTGTCTTATGGTCTCAGATCTTTACATAAGGGAAAAGGATACCACAAATGCCATTAAATTTCTCAATATAGCAAGAGACCACGGGGCCACAGACCAGGAAATTGTTAATTACAATGTAGAACTTTTGAAAATTTTAAAGGAGAATACAAAGTGA
- a CDS encoding nucleoside deaminase → MINEEKYYFEEAIREAEKAFKEGEVPVGCVIVKDGEIIAKGHNRVESLNDPTAHAEIIAMGSAGDKLKNWRLTGCTMYVTLEPCLMCTGALILSRIDKVVYLVEDPKFGALQSQLNVNELFKFNHRFEVRKFEDPELQEKAKNLIQTFFKSLRK, encoded by the coding sequence ATGATTAATGAAGAGAAGTATTATTTTGAAGAAGCAATCCGAGAGGCTGAAAAGGCCTTTAAAGAAGGCGAAGTGCCAGTAGGGTGTGTTATAGTAAAAGACGGTGAAATTATTGCAAAGGGGCACAACCGTGTTGAAAGCTTAAACGATCCTACAGCGCACGCCGAAATCATTGCCATGGGATCAGCAGGAGATAAGCTTAAAAACTGGAGACTAACCGGATGCACAATGTACGTTACCCTGGAACCCTGTCTGATGTGTACAGGGGCTCTCATACTCTCAAGAATTGATAAGGTGGTATACCTTGTTGAAGATCCTAAATTTGGAGCACTACAAAGCCAGCTGAACGTGAATGAGCTTTTTAAATTCAACCATCGTTTTGAAGTGCGGAAATTCGAAGATCCTGAATTACAAGAAAAAGCCAAAAACTTGATACAGACATTTTTTAAATCACTCAGAAAGTAG
- a CDS encoding DUF4159 domain-containing protein, with translation MILLLVTLLSFVFQPVRIKYNGGGDWYNDPEILPNLCIELIKRVPSAKAKPAEVVLTLEDDRIFQYPFLFITGHGNISLSMVEIENLRKYVFNGGFVYIDDDYGMDEYFRKEFKKWFPDYELKEVPIHHPIYNLYYKFPRGVPKIHEHFEGRPVALGLFVGGRLSLLYTFNSNISDGWTDKYNDPDSLREEAIRFGVNLVLYSILF, from the coding sequence ATGATTTTGCTGTTAGTAACACTTTTAAGTTTTGTCTTTCAGCCTGTGAGAATTAAATATAATGGTGGGGGTGATTGGTACAACGACCCAGAAATCTTACCAAATCTGTGTATTGAACTTATAAAGAGAGTGCCGTCGGCGAAGGCCAAACCAGCAGAAGTGGTATTAACTCTTGAAGATGATAGAATTTTTCAGTATCCTTTTCTCTTTATAACTGGACACGGCAACATTTCATTAAGCATGGTCGAAATTGAAAATTTACGGAAATACGTTTTTAACGGCGGGTTTGTTTATATTGACGATGATTACGGGATGGACGAATATTTCAGAAAAGAATTCAAAAAATGGTTTCCAGATTATGAACTGAAAGAAGTTCCGATACACCATCCCATATATAACCTTTACTACAAATTTCCGAGAGGGGTACCAAAAATTCACGAACATTTTGAAGGAAGACCGGTTGCTTTAGGCCTTTTCGTAGGAGGAAGACTTTCATTGCTTTACACTTTCAACTCAAACATTTCTGACGGATGGACTGACAAATATAACGATCCTGATTCCTTGAGAGAGGAAGCTATTAGATTTGGGGTAAACTTGGTACTTTACTCAATACTATTTTAA
- the lptC gene encoding LPS export ABC transporter periplasmic protein LptC, translating into MKIKATPLILFSIAILFSCEKEREKSLEERDNTPPQETYNIHLQIKEYEAKRIEVFSEKATYSGDTIHLIKFKVNFFDKGEITATMVGDTGTIVENSGFMEARGKVKLTSTSGDSLISNILIWNQKLNLIYSPSESFLYKENKTIRSSGLESDPALKAVKFKGKVYVE; encoded by the coding sequence ATGAAGATAAAAGCAACACCTTTAATTCTTTTTTCAATCGCGATTCTGTTCTCCTGTGAAAAGGAGAGAGAAAAATCTCTTGAGGAACGAGACAATACACCTCCCCAGGAGACATACAACATCCATCTTCAAATAAAAGAATACGAGGCAAAAAGAATTGAGGTGTTTTCAGAAAAGGCCACTTATTCTGGCGACACGATTCACCTTATAAAATTCAAGGTGAATTTTTTTGATAAAGGTGAAATCACTGCGACAATGGTGGGGGACACTGGAACTATTGTCGAAAACTCTGGATTCATGGAAGCAAGAGGAAAAGTTAAATTGACAAGCACCAGCGGGGATTCGCTTATTTCAAATATTCTAATTTGGAATCAAAAGCTAAACTTAATTTATAGCCCTTCAGAGTCTTTCCTTTACAAAGAAAACAAGACAATTCGTTCATCAGGATTAGAATCTGATCCTGCATTAAAGGCTGTAAAATTCAAGGGAAAAGTCTATGTTGAATGA
- a CDS encoding KpsF/GutQ family sugar-phosphate isomerase — MKEKILKRAQEIIDIELEGLKSLRDSLDENFYRALILLLQCKGRIVVSGVGKSGIVGRKISSTLNGVGIPSVFLHPSESLHGELGMIQKDDIFLAISKSGQSEEFSIILPYVKRINIPVIGMTSNPNSDLARQSDIIILVKVEKEACPYNIVPTTSTTAMMALGDAIAIILAELKGLKLEQLATLHPGGTIGKKYWLKVEDMMLTGPQHVPIVHKDSPMKEVILEMTQKRGITSVVDDDGVLIGVITDGDLRRLLEKTQDIFNLKAKEVMTTNPKTIKKDELAATAASKMEHYGITALIVVDDLNKPIGIIHLHDLMRAKVI; from the coding sequence ATGAAAGAAAAAATACTTAAAAGGGCTCAAGAAATAATTGATATCGAACTTGAAGGTTTAAAATCTCTTAGAGATTCACTTGATGAGAATTTCTACCGTGCTTTAATTCTTCTCCTTCAGTGCAAAGGTAGAATAGTCGTCTCCGGAGTCGGCAAATCTGGAATTGTGGGAAGAAAAATCTCCTCAACTCTTAATGGAGTAGGAATTCCTTCCGTCTTCTTACATCCCTCTGAGTCTTTACATGGAGAATTGGGAATGATCCAAAAGGATGATATATTCCTGGCAATATCAAAGAGTGGGCAATCGGAAGAATTTAGCATAATTTTGCCATATGTAAAAAGAATAAACATCCCTGTAATTGGAATGACATCCAACCCAAATTCCGATTTGGCACGACAATCAGACATCATCATACTAGTAAAAGTGGAAAAGGAAGCATGTCCATACAACATAGTCCCCACAACGTCAACAACTGCAATGATGGCTCTTGGAGACGCGATAGCAATAATTCTTGCTGAATTAAAAGGTCTTAAACTGGAACAACTTGCCACACTTCATCCTGGAGGAACCATTGGAAAAAAATACTGGCTTAAAGTAGAAGATATGATGCTTACTGGTCCACAGCATGTCCCTATCGTTCACAAAGATTCACCGATGAAAGAAGTCATCCTTGAAATGACTCAAAAACGTGGAATAACCAGTGTAGTGGACGATGATGGAGTCCTCATAGGTGTTATAACGGATGGAGACCTCAGAAGACTTCTGGAAAAAACTCAAGATATATTTAATCTCAAAGCAAAAGAAGTCATGACAACAAACCCCAAAACCATTAAAAAAGACGAACTTGCCGCTACTGCTGCCTCAAAAATGGAACATTATGGAATTACCGCATTAATTGTCGTTGATGATTTGAATAAACCAATTGGAATAATCCACTTACACGACTTGATGAGGGCTAAAGTAATATGA
- the thpR gene encoding RNA 2',3'-cyclic phosphodiesterase, whose product MRVFTAFDLPESIKGEIYKIINEKSALLSNVKWVEKENLHITCKFLGEITEKQLQELLSRLEKKFKKGEKIRILITNFGCFPNFRHPRVMWLGVQGEVDKLKKVWGSLEEVAKTLKIGEREKEYIPHVTIGRLKSSTALDKDWLKYTSKEFEITHLTVFQSTLTPSGPVYKSIVRIPL is encoded by the coding sequence ATGAGAGTATTTACTGCATTTGACCTACCTGAAAGTATAAAGGGCGAAATCTACAAAATTATAAACGAGAAAAGCGCCCTGTTAAGTAATGTGAAGTGGGTTGAGAAAGAAAACTTACATATAACGTGCAAATTTCTTGGGGAAATAACGGAAAAACAACTTCAGGAACTTCTTTCAAGACTCGAAAAAAAATTTAAAAAGGGCGAAAAGATTAGAATCTTAATTACAAATTTTGGCTGCTTCCCGAACTTCCGCCATCCAAGGGTAATGTGGTTAGGTGTTCAGGGTGAAGTAGATAAATTAAAAAAAGTGTGGGGCTCTCTGGAGGAGGTCGCAAAAACTCTTAAAATCGGTGAAAGAGAAAAAGAGTACATTCCCCATGTAACTATTGGGAGATTAAAATCATCGACCGCCTTAGATAAGGACTGGCTGAAATACACCTCTAAGGAATTCGAAATCACCCATTTAACCGTTTTTCAAAGTACTTTAACACCTTCTGGACCAGTTTACAAAAGCATAGTTAGAATACCCTTATGA
- a CDS encoding cation diffusion facilitator family transporter, producing the protein MKKRLVFVFLLNLLISLSEVIGSIFSGSYSLLSDALHNFQDSLSQLFSLIALILSEKGRTKKFTFGFARFEILAALINATVVSLLALLMIVGGLKRVFKPQEIKLTVLIPVSMIGLVANALSLTLLHTHSKKSLNIKSTYLHLLGDALSSIGVIVGGLLMLLFKIFWIDGIIAVLIGTFILKEGVQVIVESLRIFLQAAPFTVNESEIFDLLKDIPGVKGIHHIHIWSLKDGRIHFEAHLEVDDMYISQSKEIIEKVNLRLRDRLKISHSTLQLESADCMNRTC; encoded by the coding sequence ATGAAAAAGAGGTTGGTTTTTGTTTTCTTGCTAAATTTACTTATCTCTCTTTCTGAAGTAATTGGTAGTATTTTTTCTGGTAGTTATTCTCTACTTTCGGATGCGTTGCATAATTTTCAGGATTCTCTGTCACAACTTTTTTCTTTAATTGCGTTAATTCTGAGCGAAAAGGGAAGAACCAAGAAATTCACTTTTGGTTTTGCAAGATTTGAGATTCTTGCCGCTCTTATTAATGCCACGGTCGTATCTCTTTTAGCTCTTTTAATGATTGTTGGCGGTTTAAAAAGAGTTTTTAAGCCCCAAGAGATTAAACTTACCGTTCTAATTCCAGTTAGTATGATTGGATTGGTTGCGAATGCGCTCTCTTTGACATTACTTCATACTCATTCCAAGAAAAGCTTAAACATAAAGTCCACTTATCTTCATTTATTGGGCGATGCCCTTTCCTCAATTGGAGTAATAGTTGGTGGATTATTAATGCTCTTATTTAAAATATTCTGGATTGATGGAATAATAGCGGTCCTTATTGGAACGTTTATTCTTAAAGAAGGTGTTCAAGTAATAGTTGAGTCGCTGAGGATCTTCCTTCAGGCAGCACCTTTCACTGTGAATGAGAGTGAAATTTTTGATTTGTTAAAAGATATTCCGGGGGTAAAAGGAATTCACCACATTCATATCTGGAGTTTAAAAGACGGGAGAATTCATTTTGAGGCCCATTTAGAAGTGGATGATATGTATATATCACAATCAAAGGAGATTATAGAAAAGGTGAACCTCCGTCTGCGCGACAGGTTAAAAATCAGCCATTCCACATTGCAACTTGAAAGTGCAGACTGTATGAATAGAACATGTTAG